A genomic segment from Perca flavescens isolate YP-PL-M2 chromosome 13, PFLA_1.0, whole genome shotgun sequence encodes:
- the LOC114566795 gene encoding uncharacterized protein LOC114566795, with protein sequence MRGYSLHGEGPPFAINVTKETQFFRSAPVEVSGELRASAEKLLCPSSTPTATKDMKSQEGFLTLQGEVVEISAVKKIKVGKDMVPMKTVVLEQDKAQVSISLWREAALFSFAIGDEARLTHLKGHQSSYGYRVHSTHFTVCEETDSVLVVSALGTIEVEGKEGVLKLLVEREQVYDIEEELWTPLQGKMVKLPFYVKITVKGKRVTKAELVKGNFLKVFAQFV encoded by the exons ATGCGTGGGTACTCCCTGCACGGCGAGGGCCCACCCTTCGCTATAAACGTCACGAAGGAAACACAGTTCTTCAGATCTGCCCCGGTGGAGGTGAGCGGGGAGCTGCGTGCCAGCGCAGAAAAACTTCTGTGCCCCTCATCAACACCAACTGCCACAAAAGACATGAAGAGTCAGGAGGGGTTCCTGACCTTACAGGGAGAGGTGGTGGAG ATCTCTGCagtgaaaaaaattaaagttgGAAAGGACATGGTGCCCATGAAGACAGTGGTGCTGGAGCAG gacaaaGCACAGGTGTCCATCAGCCTGTGGAGGGAGGCAGCCCTGTTCTCCTTTGCAATAGGGGACGAGGCCAGGCTGACCCACCTGAAGGGACACCAGTCCTCTTATGGGTACCGTGTCCACTCAACACATTTCACAGTTTGTGAG GAGACCGACAGCGTGCTGGTTGTCAGTGCCCTGGGGACCATCGAGGTGGAGGGTAAAGAGGGGGTGCTGAAATTACTGGTTGAGAGGGAACAGGTCTACGACATTGAGGAGGAGCTTTGGACCCCTCTTCAGGGGAAAATGGTCAAGCTGccattttatgtaaaaataacAGTGAAGGGGAAAAGGGTCACTAAGGCTGAGTTGGTGAAGGGGAACTTTTTAAAAGTCTTTGCTCAGTTTGTCTGA